From a single Vitis vinifera cultivar Pinot Noir 40024 chromosome 18, ASM3070453v1 genomic region:
- the LOC100254009 gene encoding probable L-ascorbate peroxidase 6, chloroplastic/mitochondrial isoform X2, with protein MAEAFSLSLTPPQMASLSGAAAASSRLLPRARLGFSTSSSTPSPSSLSLSSLKGLRSSPLLSHLLHRQKTTSVRASSGGLGFSSVAAPKCSASDPDQLKSAREDIKELLKSKFCHPLLVRLGWHDAGTYNKNIEEWPLRGGANGSLRFEIELKHGANAGLVNAVKLLQPIKDKYSGVTYADLFQLASATAVEEAGGPKIPMKYGRVDASGPEQCPEEGRLPDAGPPSPADHLRDVFYRMGLNDKEIVALSGAHTLGRSRPERSGWGKPETKYTKDGPGAPGGQSWTVQWLKFDNSYFKDIKEKIDEELLVLPTDAILFEDPSFKVYAEKYAVDQEAFFKDYAEAHAKLSNLGAKFDPPEGIVIDDGPAEAAPEKFVAAKYSSGKD; from the exons ATGGCGGAGGCTTTCTCACTCTCTCTGACACCACCGCAAATGGCTTCTCTGAGTGGCGCCGCCGCGGCCTCCTCCCGCCTCCTCCCCAGAGCGCGGCTCGGTTTTTCAACTTCGTCTTCaactccttctccttcttcactCTCCCTTTCCTCTCTCAAAGGCCTCCGATCCTCTCCTCTGCTCTCTCACCTCCTCCACCGTCAg aaaACGACTTCGGTCCGTGCATCCAGCGGTGGCTTGGGTTTCAGCTCCGTGGCGGCTCCGAAATGCTCGGCATCCGATCCGGATCAGCTGAAGAGTGCTAGAGAAGACATCAAGGAGCTTCTCAAATCTAAATTTTGTCATCCTCTTTTG GTTCGCCTAGGATGGCATGACGCAGGTACTTATAACAAGAACATTGAGGAGTGGCCTCTAAGAGGTGGAGCAAATGGAAGTCTGAGATTTGAAATTGAGCTGAAACATGGGGCCAATGCAG GTCTTGTTAATGCAGTGAAACTTCTTCAGCCTATCAAAGACAAGTATTCTGGTGTGACATATGCAGACTTATTCCAATTGGCCAGTGCTACTGCCGTGGAG GAGGCTGGCGGACCCAAAATCCCCATGAAGTATGGAAGGGTGGATGCTTCAGGACCTGAACAGTGCCCAGAAGAAGGGAGGCTTCCTG ATGCTGGCCCCCCTTCACCTGCTGATCATCTACGTGATGTTTTCTACAGAATGGGGCTAAATGACAAG GAAATAGTTGCATTATCGGGTGCACACACGCTAGGAAGGTCCAGACCGGAACGCAGTGGTTGGGGAAAGCCGGAGACTAAGTATACG AAAGATGGACCAGGGGCACCAGGAGGACAGTCCTGGACAGTGCAATGGCTGAAGTTTGATAATTCTTACTTCAAG gatatcaaagaaaaaatagatgaaGAACTACTTGTGTTGCCAACTGATGCTATTCTTTTCGAAGATCCATCTTTCAAG GTATATGCTGAGAAATATGCGGTAGATCAAGAAGCATTTTTCAAAGATTATGCTGAAGCCCATGCAAAACTCAGTAACCTTGGAGCTAAATTTGATCCTCCTGAG GGTATTGTGATAGATGATGGTCCTGCAGAAGCTGCACCAGAGAAATTTGTGGCAGCCAAGTATTCATCCGGGAAG GACTAA
- the LOC100254009 gene encoding probable L-ascorbate peroxidase 6, chloroplastic/mitochondrial isoform X1, producing MAEAFSLSLTPPQMASLSGAAAASSRLLPRARLGFSTSSSTPSPSSLSLSSLKGLRSSPLLSHLLHRQKTTSVRASSGGLGFSSVAAPKCSASDPDQLKSAREDIKELLKSKFCHPLLVRLGWHDAGTYNKNIEEWPLRGGANGSLRFEIELKHGANAGLVNAVKLLQPIKDKYSGVTYADLFQLASATAVEEAGGPKIPMKYGRVDASGPEQCPEEGRLPDAGPPSPADHLRDVFYRMGLNDKEIVALSGAHTLGRSRPERSGWGKPETKYTKDGPGAPGGQSWTVQWLKFDNSYFKDIKEKIDEELLVLPTDAILFEDPSFKVYAEKYAVDQEAFFKDYAEAHAKLSNLGAKFDPPEGIVIDDGPAEAAPEKFVAAKYSSGKKELSEAMKQKIRAEYEAVGGSPDKPLQSNYFLNIMIVIAVLAFLTTLFGN from the exons ATGGCGGAGGCTTTCTCACTCTCTCTGACACCACCGCAAATGGCTTCTCTGAGTGGCGCCGCCGCGGCCTCCTCCCGCCTCCTCCCCAGAGCGCGGCTCGGTTTTTCAACTTCGTCTTCaactccttctccttcttcactCTCCCTTTCCTCTCTCAAAGGCCTCCGATCCTCTCCTCTGCTCTCTCACCTCCTCCACCGTCAg aaaACGACTTCGGTCCGTGCATCCAGCGGTGGCTTGGGTTTCAGCTCCGTGGCGGCTCCGAAATGCTCGGCATCCGATCCGGATCAGCTGAAGAGTGCTAGAGAAGACATCAAGGAGCTTCTCAAATCTAAATTTTGTCATCCTCTTTTG GTTCGCCTAGGATGGCATGACGCAGGTACTTATAACAAGAACATTGAGGAGTGGCCTCTAAGAGGTGGAGCAAATGGAAGTCTGAGATTTGAAATTGAGCTGAAACATGGGGCCAATGCAG GTCTTGTTAATGCAGTGAAACTTCTTCAGCCTATCAAAGACAAGTATTCTGGTGTGACATATGCAGACTTATTCCAATTGGCCAGTGCTACTGCCGTGGAG GAGGCTGGCGGACCCAAAATCCCCATGAAGTATGGAAGGGTGGATGCTTCAGGACCTGAACAGTGCCCAGAAGAAGGGAGGCTTCCTG ATGCTGGCCCCCCTTCACCTGCTGATCATCTACGTGATGTTTTCTACAGAATGGGGCTAAATGACAAG GAAATAGTTGCATTATCGGGTGCACACACGCTAGGAAGGTCCAGACCGGAACGCAGTGGTTGGGGAAAGCCGGAGACTAAGTATACG AAAGATGGACCAGGGGCACCAGGAGGACAGTCCTGGACAGTGCAATGGCTGAAGTTTGATAATTCTTACTTCAAG gatatcaaagaaaaaatagatgaaGAACTACTTGTGTTGCCAACTGATGCTATTCTTTTCGAAGATCCATCTTTCAAG GTATATGCTGAGAAATATGCGGTAGATCAAGAAGCATTTTTCAAAGATTATGCTGAAGCCCATGCAAAACTCAGTAACCTTGGAGCTAAATTTGATCCTCCTGAG GGTATTGTGATAGATGATGGTCCTGCAGAAGCTGCACCAGAGAAATTTGTGGCAGCCAAGTATTCATCCGGGAAG AAAGAGCTGTCAGAGGCTATGAAGCAGAAGATTCGTGCAGAGTATGAAGCAGTTGGTGGAAGCCCAGATAAGCCTCTCCAGTCCAACTATTTTCTAAATATCATGATTGTGATTGCTGTTTTGGCATTTTTGACAACTCTGTTTGGAAACTAG
- the LOC100254101 gene encoding protein ALTERED PHOSPHATE STARVATION RESPONSE 1 has translation MGCGGSKVDDYPLVTLCRERKELIRAAAEHRYALASAHISYFRSLKDVGDALRRFVDEELVIGATSPLDSPVLTLPSQEGKRKNRNKSGENSGNNKGSSSSTSIPHTVSPHTPEEDAGEGSHLHLSSGSESELGSSSGHIHIEDSPELERRYNSSPPMGWSPPGMNSYSYYMKSSPAPPNVVYEEVQRSPTENEQWGNSGYAYPGYPYANGGYYGDPHYNSQPSPRAAPPSPPSPKVSAWDFLNPFDSYDSVYPSYYSQSRYGSAAGSSPDSKEVREREGIPDLEDETEQEVTKAVHQKEKKLNDYVNRNSGEGTSRAVPVKRGEDNSWTVPSKKSENTQSAQGREGKEIKSSPDTIVSKSSEEGSTKKKSVSFEEASVHDIESSKQSSMTTLSAHGTRDLQEVVKEIRDEFETASGYGKEVSMLLEVGKLPYQPRGTVFKVILSRILYLIAPSTSSSHFPSSQSVQMAYSTLKMAKAYYGDSWKDIYTKPNKLSSTLDKLYAWEKKLYKEVKDEERLRIIYEKKCRRLRALDNGGAESSKIDAAQASIRKLLTKINVCIRAVDAISGRIHKLRDEELQPLLTELIHGLIRMWKSMLKCHQKQFQAILESKTRTLKARTGFRRDLILRATVELEMELLNWCTRFNNWVNIQKSYVESLNGWLLRCLLHVPEETDDGIVPFSPGRIGAPAIFVMCHDWYQSMERISEAAVADALQDFAMKLHQLWDRQDGEQVQRLKADYLSKDFQKRLKTLRMEMKRIDHEQDALSEKTAVSIVASESGISPLDDLRVDLDSMRKRIAEERTGHKGAIKLVPAAASASLQAGLIPIFEALENFTSEALKAHEQVRLQNTGEAQGN, from the exons ATGGGCTGCGGAGGCTCCAAGGTTGATGATTATCCGTTGGTAACTCTTTGCAGAGAGCGTAAGGAGTTGATCAGGGCCGCCGCGGAGCACCGTTACGCTCTCGCTTCCGCTCACATTTCTTACTTCCGATCCTTGAAGGATGTTGGTGATGCTCTTCGCCGATTCGTCGACGAAGAGCTCGTGATTGGTGCCACTTCGCCGTTGGATTCGCCGGTTCTCACGTTGCCCTCACaggaaggaaaaaggaaaaacaggaATAAGAGTGGTGAGAATAGTGGTAATAATAAAGGTTCGTCTTCGTCAACTTCGATTCCACATACAGTTTCGCCTCATACGCCGGAAGAGGACGCAGGGGAAGGGTCTCACTTGCATTTATCATCTGGGTCGGAATCTGAATTGGGTTCTTCATCTGGTCACATTCATATCGAGGACTCTCCAGAATTGGAGAGGCGGTATAATTCGTCTCCTCCAATGGGTTGGAGCCCACCTGGAATGAATTCATATTCATATTACATGAAGTCCTCTCCTGCCCCACCAAATGTGGTGTACGAGGAGGTGCAAAGATCTCCAACGGAGAATGAGCAATGGGGGAACTCTGGTTACGCTTATCCAGGCTATCCATACGCGAATGGAGGGTACTATGGGGATCCTCATTATAATTCACAACCGAGTCCTCGAGCTGCTCCACCATCCCCTCCTTCACCCAAGGTCTCTGCCTGGGACTTTTTGAATCCATTTGATTCATATGATAGTGTTTACCCAAGTTATTATTCACAGAGTAGATACGGATCAGCTGCAGGTAGTAGTCCTGATTCGAAGGAAgtgagggagagagagggaaTTCCCGATTTGGAAGATGAAACAGAGCAAGAAGTGACGAAAGCggttcaccaaaaagaaaagaaattgaatgaTTATGTAAATAGAAATTCAGGCGAGGGTACTTCAAGGGCAGTACCAGTGAAGCGTGGTGAAGACAATTCATGGACGGTGCCATCAAAAAAGAGTGAGAACACGCAATCAGCCCaaggaagagaaggaaaagagataAAGAGCAGCCCTGATACCATTGTATCGAAGAGCTCTGAAGAGGGGTCGACAAAGAAAAAATCTGTCAGTTTTGAAGAGGCATCAGTGCATGATATTGAATCCTCCAAACAGAGTAGCATGACCACATTGTCTGCCCATGGCACACGAGACCTTCAGGAGGTTGTCAAGGAAATCAGGGATGAATTTGAGACAGCATCTGGTTATGGGAAAGAGGTTTCAATGTTGCTCGAGGTGGGCAAGTTGCCTTATCAGCCTAGAGGCACTGTATTTAAAG TGATCTTGTCCAGGATCTTGTATCTTATAGCCCCTTCAACCTCATCTTCACACTTTCCATCCAGTCAGTCTGTACAAATGGCTTACAGCACACTGAAAATGGCAAAAGCCTACTATGGGGATTCCTGGAAGGATATCTATACGAAGCCAAACAAACTTTCATCAACTTTGGACAAGTTGTATGCATGGGAGAAGAAACTATATAAGGAAGTTAAG GATGAGGAAAGGCTTCGGATTATCTATGAAAAGAAGTGCAGGAGGCTTAGAGCTTTGGATAACGGAGGAGCTGAGTCCAGTAAAATTGATGCTGCCCAGGCTTCAATAAGAAAGTTGCTGACAAAAATTAATGTTTGTATCAGAGCTGTTGATGCGATCTCAGGCAGGATACACAAGTTGAGGGATGAAGAGTTGCAGCCCCTACTCACCGAATTGATTCATGG ATTGATCAGAATGTGGAAGTCCATGCTCAAGTGTCATCAGAAGCAGTTCCAAGCCATATTAGAGAGTAAAACTCGCACTCTGAAAGCACGAACAGGCTTTAGAAGAGATTTGATCTTGAGAGCAACTGTAGAACTCGAAATGGAGCTCCTGAATTGGTGCACCCGTTTTAACAATTGGGTTAACATCCAAAAGAGCTATGTTGAGTCCTTGAATGGGTGGCTATTGAGATGCCTTCTTCATGTACCTGAAGAAACGGATGATGGAATTGTCCCCTTCTCTCCAGGCCGGATTGGAGCTCCAGCAATCTTCGTAATGTGTCATGATTGGTACCAATCCATGGAAAGAATTTCAGAAGCTGCAGTAGCAGATGCCTTGCAAGATTTCGCAATGAAATTGCACCAGTTATGGGACAGGCAAGACGGGGAGCAAGTTCAAAGGCTCAAAGCAGATTACCTTTCAAAGGATTTTCAGAAGAGGCTAAAAACACTTCGCATGGAGATGAAGAGAATTGACCATGAGCAAGATGCATTGTCAGAGAAAACAGCGGTCTCAATTGTTGCCTCTGAAAGCGGAATTTCACCACTGGATGATCTGAGGGTGGATTTGGATTCAATGAGAAAGAGAATAGCTGAAGAGAGAACCGGGCATAAGGGGGCCATTAAACTGGTGCCCGCCGCAGCCTCTGCCAGTTTGCAAGCAGGTCTGATCCCTATTTTTGAGGCTTTGGAGAATTTCACTTCAGAGGCACTGAAAGCTCATGAGCAAGTGAGGCTTCAAAACACCGGGGAGGCTCAGGGAAACTAA